One part of the Arabidopsis thaliana chromosome 1 sequence genome encodes these proteins:
- a CDS encoding Leucine-rich repeat transmembrane protein kinase: protein MDVAGPIPDDLWTLVYISNLNLNQNFLTGPLSPGIGNLTRMQWMTFGANALSGPVPKEIGLLTDLRSLAIDMNNFSGSLPPEIGNCTRLVKMYIGSSGLSGEIPSSFANFVNLEEAWINDIRLTGQIPDFIGNWTKLTTLRILGTSLSGPIPSTFANLISLTELRLGEISNISSSLQFIREMKSISVLVLRNNNLTGTIPSNIGDYLGLRQLDLSFNKLTGQIPAPLFNSRQLTHLFLGNNRLNGSLPTQKSPSLSNIDVSYNDLTGDLPSWVRLPNLQLNLIANHFTVGGSNRRALPRLDCLQKDFRCNRGKGVYFNFFVNCGGRDIRSSSGALYEKDEGALGPATFFVSKTQRWAVSNVGLFTGSNSNQYIALSATQFANTSDSELFQSARLSASSLRYYGLGLENGGYSVTVQFAEIQIQGSNTWKSLGRRIFDIYVQGKLVEKDFDMQKAANGSSIRVIQRVYKANVSENYLEVHLFWAGKGTCCIPAQGTYGPLVSAISATPDFIPTVKNKLPSKSKKNIVIIVGAIVGAGMLCILVIAILLFIRRKRKRAADEEVLNSLHIRPYTFSYSELRTATQDFDPSNKLGEGGFGPVFKGKLNDGREIAVKQLSVASRQGKGQFVAEIATISAVQHRNLVKLYGCCIEGNQRMLVYEYLSNKSLDQALFEEKSLQLGWSQRFEICLGVAKGLAYMHEESNPRIVHRDVKASNILLDSDLVPKLSDFGLAKLYDDKKTHISTRVAGTIGYLSPEYVMLGHLTEKTDVFAFGIVALEIVSGRPNSSPELDDDKQYLLEWAWSLHQEQRDMEVVDPDLTEFDKEEVKRVIGVAFLCTQTDHAIRPTMSRVVGMLTGDVEITEANAKPGYVSERTFENAMSFMSGSTSSSWILPETPKDSSKSQVEEHGRRH, encoded by the exons ATGGATGTTGCTGGACCGATTCCTGATGATCTCTGGACTCTTGTTTACATCTCTAATCT gaacCTAAATCAGAATTTCTTGACTGGTCCTCTGTCTCCTGGCATTGGAAATCTCACTCGAATGCAGTGGAT gACTTTTGGGGCCAATGCATTGTCCGGACCAGTTCCCAAAGAAATTGGACTGCTTACTGATTTAAGATCATT AGCGATTGATATGAATAATTTCTCCGGTTCTCTACCACCTGAGATTGGAAATTGCACGAGGCTAGTGAAAAT GTACATTGGAAGTTCAGGACTTAGTGGTGAAATTCCTTCATCGTTTGCTAATTTTGTGAACTTGGAAGAAGC ttGGATCAATGATATCCGACTTACAGGTCAGATACCAGACTTTATAGGAAATTGGACAAAACTTACTACCTT GAGAATTCTGGGGACTAGTTTGAGTGGTCCAATTCCATCTACATTTGCGAACTTAATCTCATTGACAGAATT GAGATTAGGTGAAATAAGTAATATCAgttcttctcttcaattcaTCCGAGAAATGAAATCTATAAGTGTCCT AGTATTAAGGAACAATAATCTCACAGGCACAATACCTTCCAATATTGGAGATTACTTGGGGCTACGACAACT TGATTTGAGTTTCAACAAGCTAACTGGGCAAATTCCAGCTCCGCTTTTCAACTCAAGACAGCTTACTCACTT GTTTCTTGGAAATAACAGGCTGAATGGTTCCTTACCCACTCAAAAGAGTCCCTCTCTTAGCAATAT AGATGTGTCATACAATGATTTAACAGGGGATCTTCCTTCTTGGGTTCGCCTACCAAACTTGCAACT TAACCTGATTGCCAACCACTTTACCGTGGGAGGTTCTAACAGAAG GGCTTTACCCCGACTGGACTGCCTCCAGAAGGATTTCCGCTGCAATCGAGGAAAAGGAGTAT ATTTCAACTTTTTCGTCAATTGTGGAGGCCGGGATATCAGGTCTAGTAGTGGAGCTTTGTATGAAAAGGACGAGGGGGCACTTGGACCAGCTACTTTTTTCGTAAGTAAAACGCAGAGATGGGCAGTCAGCAATGTAGGACTATTTACTGGGAGTAACAGTAATCAATACATAGCTCTTTCGGCAACGCAATTTGCAAACACGTCAGACTCAGAGCTTTTCCAATCAGCGAGACTCTCTGCATCTTCTTTAAGGTATTACGGACTGGGGCTAGAAAATGGAGGCTATAGTGTAACGGTTCAGTTTGCTGAGATACAAATACAAGGTTCTAATACCTGGAAAAGTCTTGGAAGGCGAATTTTCGACATATATGTCCAG gGAAAACTTGTTGAGAAGGATTTTGACATGCAAAAAGCTGCTAACGGTTCTAGTATCCGAGTTATTCAAAGAGTCTATAAAGCAAATGTATCAGAAAATTACCTTGAAGTTCATCTTTTCTGGGCTGGAAAAGGGACCTGCTGTATTCCTGCTCAAGGCACTTATGGGCCATTAGTCTCAGCTATCAGTGCAACTCCAG ATTTCATACCTACTGTAAAAAATAAGTTGCCCTCGAAATCCAAGAAAAACATTGTTATCATTGTAGGGGCTATTGTAGGAGCAGGGATGTTATGTATATTGGTGATTGCTATCCTCTTATTCATCCgtaggaaaagaaaaagggcGGCTGATGAAGAAG TGCTAAACAGTCTGCACATAAGGCCCTACACCTTTAGTTACTCAGAACTCAGAACTGCAACTCAAGATTTTGATCCTTCCAACAAGCTTGGGGAGGGAGGATTTGGACCTGTTTTTAAG GGAAAACTGAACGACGGAAGAGAGATAGCCGTGAAGCAATTGTCAGTTGCATCCAGGCAAGGAAAGGGTCAATTTGTTGCGGAGATTGCCACTATATCAGCTGTTCAGCATCGCAACCTTGTAAAATTGTATGGATGCTGCATTGAGGGAAATCAGCGCATGCTTGTATATGAATACCTCTCAAACAAGAGTCTAGATCAAGCTCTATTCG AGGAAAAGAGTTTGCAGCTTGGTTGGTCACAGCGTTTCGAGATATGCTTGGGAGTAGCAAAAGGTTTAGCATATATGCATGAGGAGTCAAATCCCCGTATAGTGCATAGGGATGTGAAGGCAAGCAATATTCTTCTGGACTCGGATCTGGTCCCGAAACTCTCAGATTTTGGGTTGGCCAAACTATATGATGATAAGAAGACCCACATAAGTACCCGAGTTGCAGGGACGAT CGGATATCTGTCACCAGAGTACGTGATGCTTGGACATCTTACGGAGAAGACGGATGTGTTTGCCTTTGGTATAGTGGCCTTGGAAATTGTCAGCGGAAGGCCTAACTCCTCTCCAGAATTAGATGATGACAAACAATACCTTCTCGAATGG GCATGGAGCCTACACCAAGAGCAGCGTGATATGGAAGTAGTAGATCCGGATCTGACAGAATTTGACAAGGAAGAAGTGAAACGTGTAATAGGAGTAGCGTTCTTGTGCACACAAACAGATCATGCAATACGACCAACTATGTCCCGAGTGGTAGGTATGTTGACCGGTGATGTGGAGATAACGGAAGCCAATGCCAAGCCAGGGTACGTCTCTGAGAGAACATTTGAGAATGCAATGAGCTTCATGAGTGGTTCAACGAGCTCGAGCTGGATATTGCCTGAAACTCCAAAAGATTCTTCCAAGTCCCAAGTTGAAGAACATGGACGACGACattga
- a CDS encoding Leucine-rich repeat transmembrane protein kinase (Leucine-rich repeat transmembrane protein kinase; FUNCTIONS IN: protein serine/threonine kinase activity, protein kinase activity, ATP binding; INVOLVED IN: protein amino acid phosphorylation; EXPRESSED IN: 18 plant structures; EXPRESSED DURING: 7 growth stages; CONTAINS InterPro DOMAIN/s: Serine/threonine-protein kinase domain (InterPro:IPR002290), Leucine-rich repeat (InterPro:IPR001611), Serine-threonine/tyrosine-protein kinase (InterPro:IPR001245), Protein kinase-like domain (InterPro:IPR011009), Serine/threonine-protein kinase, active site (InterPro:IPR008271), Malectin/receptor-like protein kinase (InterPro:IPR021720), Protein kinase, catalytic domain (InterPro:IPR000719), Tyrosine-protein kinase, catalytic domain (InterPro:IPR020635); BEST Arabidopsis thaliana protein match is: Leucine-rich repeat transmembrane protein kinase (TAIR:AT1G56130.1).): MLRLILSLVVWFVFMSGLFHVVRSQNRTTATTDPDEARALNKIFRTWKITATKAWNISGELCSGAAIDDSVSIDNLAFNPLIKCDCSFVDSTICRIVALRARGMDVAGPIPDDLWTLVYISNLNLNQNFLTGPLSPGIGNLTRMQWMTFGANALSGPVPKEIGLLTDLRSLAIDMNNFSGSLPPEIGNCTRLVKMYIGSSGLSGEIPSSFANFVNLEEAWINDIRLTGQIPDFIGNWTKLTTLRILGTSLSGPIPSTFANLISLTELRLGEISNISSSLQFIREMKSISVLVLRNNNLTGTIPSNIGDYLGLRQLDLSFNKLTGQIPAPLFNSRQLTHLFLGNNRLNGSLPTQKSPSLSNIDVSYNDLTGDLPSWVRLPNLQLNLIANHFTVGGSNRRALPRLDCLQKDFRCNRGKGVYFNFFVNCGGRDIRSSSGALYEKDEGALGPATFFVSKTQRWAVSNVGLFTGSNSNQYIALSATQFANTSDSELFQSARLSASSLRYYGLGLENGGYSVTVQFAEIQIQGSNTWKSLGRRIFDIYVQGKLVEKDFDMQKAANGSSIRVIQRVYKANVSENYLEVHLFWAGKGTCCIPAQGTYGPLVSAISATPDFIPTVKNKLPSKSKKNIVIIVGAIVGAGMLCILVIAILLFIRRKRKRAADEEVLNSLHIRPYTFSYSELRTATQDFDPSNKLGEGGFGPVFKGKLNDGREIAVKQLSVASRQGKGQFVAEIATISAVQHRNLVKLYGCCIEGNQRMLVYEYLSNKSLDQALFGKCMRSYMCYPCKKNKCCYLTCCVTVAEEKSLQLGWSQRFEICLGVAKGLAYMHEESNPRIVHRDVKASNILLDSDLVPKLSDFGLAKLYDDKKTHISTRVAGTIGYLSPEYVMLGHLTEKTDVFAFGIVALEIVSGRPNSSPELDDDKQYLLEWAWSLHQEQRDMEVVDPDLTEFDKEEVKRVIGVAFLCTQTDHAIRPTMSRVVGMLTGDVEITEANAKPGYVSERTFENAMSFMSGSTSSSWILPETPKDSSKSQVEEHGRRH; encoded by the exons ATGCTGAGATTAATTCTCTCCTTGGTAGTTTGGTTTGTGTTCATGTCTGGTTTATTTCATGTGGTTCGATCACAGAACCGAACCACTGCCACTACTGATCCTGACGAAG CTCGGGCGTTGAACAAGATATTCAGGACGTGGAAGATAACGGCGACGAAAGCATGGAACATAAGCGGCGAACTATGCAGCGGAGCCGCCATAGACGACAGTGTCAGCATCGACAATTTAGCTTTCAATCCTCTCATCAAATGCGACTGCTCTTTTGTCGATTCCACTATCTGCCGCATCGTTGCTCT GAGAGCTCGTGGTATGGATGTTGCTGGACCGATTCCTGATGATCTCTGGACTCTTGTTTACATCTCTAATCT gaacCTAAATCAGAATTTCTTGACTGGTCCTCTGTCTCCTGGCATTGGAAATCTCACTCGAATGCAGTGGAT gACTTTTGGGGCCAATGCATTGTCCGGACCAGTTCCCAAAGAAATTGGACTGCTTACTGATTTAAGATCATT AGCGATTGATATGAATAATTTCTCCGGTTCTCTACCACCTGAGATTGGAAATTGCACGAGGCTAGTGAAAAT GTACATTGGAAGTTCAGGACTTAGTGGTGAAATTCCTTCATCGTTTGCTAATTTTGTGAACTTGGAAGAAGC ttGGATCAATGATATCCGACTTACAGGTCAGATACCAGACTTTATAGGAAATTGGACAAAACTTACTACCTT GAGAATTCTGGGGACTAGTTTGAGTGGTCCAATTCCATCTACATTTGCGAACTTAATCTCATTGACAGAATT GAGATTAGGTGAAATAAGTAATATCAgttcttctcttcaattcaTCCGAGAAATGAAATCTATAAGTGTCCT AGTATTAAGGAACAATAATCTCACAGGCACAATACCTTCCAATATTGGAGATTACTTGGGGCTACGACAACT TGATTTGAGTTTCAACAAGCTAACTGGGCAAATTCCAGCTCCGCTTTTCAACTCAAGACAGCTTACTCACTT GTTTCTTGGAAATAACAGGCTGAATGGTTCCTTACCCACTCAAAAGAGTCCCTCTCTTAGCAATAT AGATGTGTCATACAATGATTTAACAGGGGATCTTCCTTCTTGGGTTCGCCTACCAAACTTGCAACT TAACCTGATTGCCAACCACTTTACCGTGGGAGGTTCTAACAGAAG GGCTTTACCCCGACTGGACTGCCTCCAGAAGGATTTCCGCTGCAATCGAGGAAAAGGAGTAT ATTTCAACTTTTTCGTCAATTGTGGAGGCCGGGATATCAGGTCTAGTAGTGGAGCTTTGTATGAAAAGGACGAGGGGGCACTTGGACCAGCTACTTTTTTCGTAAGTAAAACGCAGAGATGGGCAGTCAGCAATGTAGGACTATTTACTGGGAGTAACAGTAATCAATACATAGCTCTTTCGGCAACGCAATTTGCAAACACGTCAGACTCAGAGCTTTTCCAATCAGCGAGACTCTCTGCATCTTCTTTAAGGTATTACGGACTGGGGCTAGAAAATGGAGGCTATAGTGTAACGGTTCAGTTTGCTGAGATACAAATACAAGGTTCTAATACCTGGAAAAGTCTTGGAAGGCGAATTTTCGACATATATGTCCAG gGAAAACTTGTTGAGAAGGATTTTGACATGCAAAAAGCTGCTAACGGTTCTAGTATCCGAGTTATTCAAAGAGTCTATAAAGCAAATGTATCAGAAAATTACCTTGAAGTTCATCTTTTCTGGGCTGGAAAAGGGACCTGCTGTATTCCTGCTCAAGGCACTTATGGGCCATTAGTCTCAGCTATCAGTGCAACTCCAG ATTTCATACCTACTGTAAAAAATAAGTTGCCCTCGAAATCCAAGAAAAACATTGTTATCATTGTAGGGGCTATTGTAGGAGCAGGGATGTTATGTATATTGGTGATTGCTATCCTCTTATTCATCCgtaggaaaagaaaaagggcGGCTGATGAAGAAG TGCTAAACAGTCTGCACATAAGGCCCTACACCTTTAGTTACTCAGAACTCAGAACTGCAACTCAAGATTTTGATCCTTCCAACAAGCTTGGGGAGGGAGGATTTGGACCTGTTTTTAAG GGAAAACTGAACGACGGAAGAGAGATAGCCGTGAAGCAATTGTCAGTTGCATCCAGGCAAGGAAAGGGTCAATTTGTTGCGGAGATTGCCACTATATCAGCTGTTCAGCATCGCAACCTTGTAAAATTGTATGGATGCTGCATTGAGGGAAATCAGCGCATGCTTGTATATGAATACCTCTCAAACAAGAGTCTAGATCAAGCTCTATTCGGTAAGTGCATGAGATCTTACATGTGTTATccttgtaaaaaaaacaaatgctgTTACCTTACATGTTGCGTGACTGTGGCAGAGGAAAAGAGTTTGCAGCTTGGTTGGTCACAGCGTTTCGAGATATGCTTGGGAGTAGCAAAAGGTTTAGCATATATGCATGAGGAGTCAAATCCCCGTATAGTGCATAGGGATGTGAAGGCAAGCAATATTCTTCTGGACTCGGATCTGGTCCCGAAACTCTCAGATTTTGGGTTGGCCAAACTATATGATGATAAGAAGACCCACATAAGTACCCGAGTTGCAGGGACGAT CGGATATCTGTCACCAGAGTACGTGATGCTTGGACATCTTACGGAGAAGACGGATGTGTTTGCCTTTGGTATAGTGGCCTTGGAAATTGTCAGCGGAAGGCCTAACTCCTCTCCAGAATTAGATGATGACAAACAATACCTTCTCGAATGG GCATGGAGCCTACACCAAGAGCAGCGTGATATGGAAGTAGTAGATCCGGATCTGACAGAATTTGACAAGGAAGAAGTGAAACGTGTAATAGGAGTAGCGTTCTTGTGCACACAAACAGATCATGCAATACGACCAACTATGTCCCGAGTGGTAGGTATGTTGACCGGTGATGTGGAGATAACGGAAGCCAATGCCAAGCCAGGGTACGTCTCTGAGAGAACATTTGAGAATGCAATGAGCTTCATGAGTGGTTCAACGAGCTCGAGCTGGATATTGCCTGAAACTCCAAAAGATTCTTCCAAGTCCCAAGTTGAAGAACATGGACGACGACattga
- a CDS encoding SAUR-like auxin-responsive protein family (SAUR-like auxin-responsive protein family; CONTAINS InterPro DOMAIN/s: Auxin responsive SAUR protein (InterPro:IPR003676); BEST Arabidopsis thaliana protein match is: SAUR-like auxin-responsive protein family (TAIR:AT3G12830.1); Has 1156 Blast hits to 1154 proteins in 26 species: Archae - 0; Bacteria - 0; Metazoa - 0; Fungi - 0; Plants - 1155; Viruses - 0; Other Eukaryotes - 1 (source: NCBI BLink).): protein MKQLIRRLSRVADSTQYSLLRSESQRGRTKKEKHKSWVPEGHVPVYVGHEMERFVVNAELLNHPVFVALLKQSAQEYGYEQQGVLRIPCHVLVFERILESLRLGLADRVT from the coding sequence ATGAAACAACTAATCCGCCGTTTATCGCGTGTCGCGGACTCAACACAGTATAGCCTCCTCCGGTCTGAATCCCAGCGTGGCCGCACCAAGAAGGAGAAACACAAATCTTGGGTTCCCGAGGGGCACGTGCCTGTTTACGTAGGCCACGAGATGGAGCGGTTCGTGGTGAATGCGGAGCTGCTCAACCACCCCGTTTTCGTAGCGTTGCTGAAGCAGTCGGCTCAAGAGTATGGATACGAGCAACAAGGAGTGCTTCGCATCCCTTGCCACGTGCTTGTGTTCGAACGCATCTTGGAGTCTCTCCGTCTCGGACTCGCCGATCGAGTCACATGA
- a CDS encoding Leucine-rich repeat transmembrane protein kinase (Leucine-rich repeat transmembrane protein kinase; FUNCTIONS IN: protein serine/threonine kinase activity, protein kinase activity, ATP binding; INVOLVED IN: protein amino acid phosphorylation; LOCATED IN: plasma membrane; EXPRESSED IN: 18 plant structures; EXPRESSED DURING: 7 growth stages; CONTAINS InterPro DOMAIN/s: Malectin/receptor-like protein kinase (InterPro:IPR021720), Protein kinase, catalytic domain (InterPro:IPR000719), Leucine-rich repeat (InterPro:IPR001611), Serine-threonine/tyrosine-protein kinase (InterPro:IPR001245), Protein kinase-like domain (InterPro:IPR011009), Serine/threonine-protein kinase, active site (InterPro:IPR008271); BEST Arabidopsis thaliana protein match is: Leucine-rich repeat transmembrane protein kinase (TAIR:AT1G56130.1); Has 180803 Blast hits to 131143 proteins in 4771 species: Archae - 130; Bacteria - 16239; Metazoa - 49375; Fungi - 10476; Plants - 82370; Viruses - 418; Other Eukaryotes - 21795 (source: NCBI BLink).) yields the protein MLRLILSLVVWFVFMSGLFHVVRSQNRTTATTDPDEARALNKIFRTWKITATKAWNISGELCSGAAIDDSVSIDNLAFNPLIKCDCSFVDSTICRIVALRARGMDVAGPIPDDLWTLVYISNLNLNQNFLTGPLSPGIGNLTRMQWMTFGANALSGPVPKEIGLLTDLRSLAIDMNNFSGSLPPEIGNCTRLVKMYIGSSGLSGEIPSSFANFVNLEEAWINDIRLTGQIPDFIGNWTKLTTLRILGTSLSGPIPSTFANLISLTELRLGEISNISSSLQFIREMKSISVLVLRNNNLTGTIPSNIGDYLGLRQLDLSFNKLTGQIPAPLFNSRQLTHLFLGNNRLNGSLPTQKSPSLSNIDVSYNDLTGDLPSWVRLPNLQLNLIANHFTVGGSNRRALPRLDCLQKDFRCNRGKGVYFNFFVNCGGRDIRSSSGALYEKDEGALGPATFFVSKTQRWAVSNVGLFTGSNSNQYIALSATQFANTSDSELFQSARLSASSLRYYGLGLENGGYSVTVQFAEIQIQGSNTWKSLGRRIFDIYVQGKLVEKDFDMQKAANGSSIRVIQRVYKANVSENYLEVHLFWAGKGTCCIPAQGTYGPLVSAISATPDFIPTVKNKLPSKSKKNIVIIVGAIVGAGMLCILVIAILLFIRRKRKRAADEEVLNSLHIRPYTFSYSELRTATQDFDPSNKLGEGGFGPVFKGKLNDGREIAVKQLSVASRQGKGQFVAEIATISAVQHRNLVKLYGCCIEGNQRMLVYEYLSNKSLDQALFEEKSLQLGWSQRFEICLGVAKGLAYMHEESNPRIVHRDVKASNILLDSDLVPKLSDFGLAKLYDDKKTHISTRVAGTIGYLSPEYVMLGHLTEKTDVFAFGIVALEIVSGRPNSSPELDDDKQYLLEWAWSLHQEQRDMEVVDPDLTEFDKEEVKRVIGVAFLCTQTDHAIRPTMSRVVGMLTGDVEITEANAKPGYVSERTFENAMSFMSGSTSSSWILPETPKDSSKSQVEEHGRRH from the exons ATGCTGAGATTAATTCTCTCCTTGGTAGTTTGGTTTGTGTTCATGTCTGGTTTATTTCATGTGGTTCGATCACAGAACCGAACCACTGCCACTACTGATCCTGACGAAG CTCGGGCGTTGAACAAGATATTCAGGACGTGGAAGATAACGGCGACGAAAGCATGGAACATAAGCGGCGAACTATGCAGCGGAGCCGCCATAGACGACAGTGTCAGCATCGACAATTTAGCTTTCAATCCTCTCATCAAATGCGACTGCTCTTTTGTCGATTCCACTATCTGCCGCATCGTTGCTCT GAGAGCTCGTGGTATGGATGTTGCTGGACCGATTCCTGATGATCTCTGGACTCTTGTTTACATCTCTAATCT gaacCTAAATCAGAATTTCTTGACTGGTCCTCTGTCTCCTGGCATTGGAAATCTCACTCGAATGCAGTGGAT gACTTTTGGGGCCAATGCATTGTCCGGACCAGTTCCCAAAGAAATTGGACTGCTTACTGATTTAAGATCATT AGCGATTGATATGAATAATTTCTCCGGTTCTCTACCACCTGAGATTGGAAATTGCACGAGGCTAGTGAAAAT GTACATTGGAAGTTCAGGACTTAGTGGTGAAATTCCTTCATCGTTTGCTAATTTTGTGAACTTGGAAGAAGC ttGGATCAATGATATCCGACTTACAGGTCAGATACCAGACTTTATAGGAAATTGGACAAAACTTACTACCTT GAGAATTCTGGGGACTAGTTTGAGTGGTCCAATTCCATCTACATTTGCGAACTTAATCTCATTGACAGAATT GAGATTAGGTGAAATAAGTAATATCAgttcttctcttcaattcaTCCGAGAAATGAAATCTATAAGTGTCCT AGTATTAAGGAACAATAATCTCACAGGCACAATACCTTCCAATATTGGAGATTACTTGGGGCTACGACAACT TGATTTGAGTTTCAACAAGCTAACTGGGCAAATTCCAGCTCCGCTTTTCAACTCAAGACAGCTTACTCACTT GTTTCTTGGAAATAACAGGCTGAATGGTTCCTTACCCACTCAAAAGAGTCCCTCTCTTAGCAATAT AGATGTGTCATACAATGATTTAACAGGGGATCTTCCTTCTTGGGTTCGCCTACCAAACTTGCAACT TAACCTGATTGCCAACCACTTTACCGTGGGAGGTTCTAACAGAAG GGCTTTACCCCGACTGGACTGCCTCCAGAAGGATTTCCGCTGCAATCGAGGAAAAGGAGTAT ATTTCAACTTTTTCGTCAATTGTGGAGGCCGGGATATCAGGTCTAGTAGTGGAGCTTTGTATGAAAAGGACGAGGGGGCACTTGGACCAGCTACTTTTTTCGTAAGTAAAACGCAGAGATGGGCAGTCAGCAATGTAGGACTATTTACTGGGAGTAACAGTAATCAATACATAGCTCTTTCGGCAACGCAATTTGCAAACACGTCAGACTCAGAGCTTTTCCAATCAGCGAGACTCTCTGCATCTTCTTTAAGGTATTACGGACTGGGGCTAGAAAATGGAGGCTATAGTGTAACGGTTCAGTTTGCTGAGATACAAATACAAGGTTCTAATACCTGGAAAAGTCTTGGAAGGCGAATTTTCGACATATATGTCCAG gGAAAACTTGTTGAGAAGGATTTTGACATGCAAAAAGCTGCTAACGGTTCTAGTATCCGAGTTATTCAAAGAGTCTATAAAGCAAATGTATCAGAAAATTACCTTGAAGTTCATCTTTTCTGGGCTGGAAAAGGGACCTGCTGTATTCCTGCTCAAGGCACTTATGGGCCATTAGTCTCAGCTATCAGTGCAACTCCAG ATTTCATACCTACTGTAAAAAATAAGTTGCCCTCGAAATCCAAGAAAAACATTGTTATCATTGTAGGGGCTATTGTAGGAGCAGGGATGTTATGTATATTGGTGATTGCTATCCTCTTATTCATCCgtaggaaaagaaaaagggcGGCTGATGAAGAAG TGCTAAACAGTCTGCACATAAGGCCCTACACCTTTAGTTACTCAGAACTCAGAACTGCAACTCAAGATTTTGATCCTTCCAACAAGCTTGGGGAGGGAGGATTTGGACCTGTTTTTAAG GGAAAACTGAACGACGGAAGAGAGATAGCCGTGAAGCAATTGTCAGTTGCATCCAGGCAAGGAAAGGGTCAATTTGTTGCGGAGATTGCCACTATATCAGCTGTTCAGCATCGCAACCTTGTAAAATTGTATGGATGCTGCATTGAGGGAAATCAGCGCATGCTTGTATATGAATACCTCTCAAACAAGAGTCTAGATCAAGCTCTATTCG AGGAAAAGAGTTTGCAGCTTGGTTGGTCACAGCGTTTCGAGATATGCTTGGGAGTAGCAAAAGGTTTAGCATATATGCATGAGGAGTCAAATCCCCGTATAGTGCATAGGGATGTGAAGGCAAGCAATATTCTTCTGGACTCGGATCTGGTCCCGAAACTCTCAGATTTTGGGTTGGCCAAACTATATGATGATAAGAAGACCCACATAAGTACCCGAGTTGCAGGGACGAT CGGATATCTGTCACCAGAGTACGTGATGCTTGGACATCTTACGGAGAAGACGGATGTGTTTGCCTTTGGTATAGTGGCCTTGGAAATTGTCAGCGGAAGGCCTAACTCCTCTCCAGAATTAGATGATGACAAACAATACCTTCTCGAATGG GCATGGAGCCTACACCAAGAGCAGCGTGATATGGAAGTAGTAGATCCGGATCTGACAGAATTTGACAAGGAAGAAGTGAAACGTGTAATAGGAGTAGCGTTCTTGTGCACACAAACAGATCATGCAATACGACCAACTATGTCCCGAGTGGTAGGTATGTTGACCGGTGATGTGGAGATAACGGAAGCCAATGCCAAGCCAGGGTACGTCTCTGAGAGAACATTTGAGAATGCAATGAGCTTCATGAGTGGTTCAACGAGCTCGAGCTGGATATTGCCTGAAACTCCAAAAGATTCTTCCAAGTCCCAAGTTGAAGAACATGGACGACGACattga